The Pandoraea vervacti DNA window GCCTGCGCGAGGACCTGCTTTTTCGCCTGGCGGCGTTCACCCTATACGTGCCGCCATTGCGCCGCCGTGAAAACGATGTGATCGCACTGGCGCAAGCCCACCTCGACCACCTCAATACGGCGCGCGGTACGACAAAGCGGTTTTCGGCACAGTCGCTGGCCGTTTTGCGCCGACATACATGGCCGGGTAACGTGCGCGAGCTTCACAACACGATCGAGCGTGCGTTCATCATGACGGATGACGATCTCGAGTTGCAGCCGCTACCGGCGCCGAAACAGCGCGAGGAACTGCTCGACGGTGCACTCAGCATTCCGATCGGCGCCACCCTTGCACAGGCCCAGCAGGCTTTTATTGCCGCCACGTTGCGGCACTTCGACGGCGACAAGCCGCGAACGGCGAAGGCGCTCGGCATCAGCCTGAAGACGCTCTACAACCGATTGGCGCTGATGACGCCGGACACCGCGCAGCCCGAAGCGGTGTCAGTCGCCGCCATGGGCTGACGCGAGACGCCGCCCCTCTCGGTCCTATCGGTCCGCTCGGTCCGCTCGGTGATATCGATGATATCGGTGTGAGGGAACCGCACGCTGCGATGCCCGGGCTTCGACGACCTGGCGGCGAATCCGTCGTCGGGCCGCCGCTACTGCGTCAGCTCACGCAGCGCGCGGTCCCAGTCCTGCGCAAAGCGGCCGATACTGAACCGCGCCTGCGCATCGCGCCGTGCGGCTTGTCCCCATTCGGCAGCGAGCGCCGGATCTCGTATCAACTGCCGCATGGCGTCCGCAAGCACGTCCAGCCGCGTGTCGGCCACACCGTTATGGCCCGAGCGAATCAGCATCGCCATTTCCGTCGTGGCCAGCGCCACGACCGGTAGCCCCGCCATCATGGCTTCGATCACCGCCAACCCGAGGCTCGTATAGCGGATCGGATTGAAAAAGAACCGGTACGCCGACATGAAACGCGGCAGCTCCGATGCCGGTATTTCACCGATGCCGCCCAGTGCCTGCGCGTCCATGCCGACGAGATCGAGCGGGATTTCTCGTCTGAGCTGCCCGAACAGGTCCGCCCCGAGCCGTCGCCCCCGACGCGCGAGATGGTTCACAACCGTGATGCCCTTGGGCAGCGTGCCGTGCCACTCGACCTCGTCGACCAATTTCACCCCGTGCTCGATCACCCGCGTGGGCGTATCGCCCGAATCCCACATCAGCGCGTTGAACGGCGTGACGTGGATCAGCATGACGTCGGGATCTTGCACCGGATGACGCGTATTCGTGGGATGCGCCTGCGGCGGATCGTGCTCGACGAACGCCGTGGGCAGGCGTTGCTGCGCCTCGCTAAGAAGCGCTGGTCCGTCTTCGAGATAGTGACGGTGGTGCTGGTATAGGACACAGTCGAATTCGGTTTGCGGCACCGCGTGATACGGCACCTCATACACATTGCTTCCCCACGGCAACGCATTGCCGCAGCCGGCATAACCTGCAGGATTTCCAGGCTTCGTCACGATGTAAAAGTCGTGCGGCGCCTGCGACAGGTAAAACAGATAGTTGCCATGCACCTGCCACGTCAGTACTTTCAGTCGTTTCATGACATGTCTCCCGCGCCGGTGTCGGTGCCGAGCATCGCTTGCACGTGACGCATGACCTCGGCTACCGATATGTCGTTCGCGCATTCGTGTCCATACGGGCAGGTATGAAACATGCACGGACGGCACGTCGGATACTTCGCCAATACGTCATGACGCGTGGCGTCCAACGGCGCCCATCGCGGGACATCGCTGCCGCATGCCACCACAACGCTGCGCGTGCCGAGTGCGGCGGCAATGTGCGAGACACCGGTGTCGTTGCAAATCAGTAGTCGCGCATGCGCGATCAGCGCTGCGAGCGTGCCCAGCGACGTCTTGCTGCAAAAGTCGACGATGGGCTCGTGCGCTCGCGTCGTCAGGGCGTCCGCAATCTCGCGTTCCTGTGCGCCGCCGGTCAGAATCACCCGATAGCCCAGGCGCGTTACCTTGTCGGCGATGCTGGCGAAGCGCTCCACAGGCCAGCGACGCGATGGCATCCGCGAGCCGGGATGCACCACGACAAAGCGACCCGGTTCAAGGCGGAATTTGTCGCAGAGCACCTGAAACGTGGCGTAATCCAGGGCGGCCAACGGAAATTCCAGATGATCGCCCCACGCCTGGTAGCCCATCGCCCCGGTGAGCGCCAGGCAGCGGTGCACTTCGGAGCCGGTCTCCGGCCACGGAAGTCCGTGCGCAATCCCCTCGGCAGTGCCCTGTGGCGCTCCGCTCGGCATGTCGCGCTGTGGCACGAACCCGACGCACCGGTCGGCCCCCATGCGGCGGACCACGGCGTTCGAAAAAGCGCCGCTGCCATGCAATTGCACCGCCAGATCGAAGTGCCGGTCCTGACATTGGCGCTCGAAGGCGTGCAGCTTTTCGGCGTCGGTGTTCTGCTCCGGCAATCCCGGCGCCCCTGGGAACGGCAGAAAGTCGTCGATGTACGCCTTGAACCGCGCGGCGAACGATTCGGCCCACGGCAAACCCGCGAGCGTGATGCGCGCCGAAGGCTCCCCAAGCCGGATTGCTCTGAGCGCAGGTACCGCACAGAGCATGTCGCCGAGTTGCAGCGCGCGAAACACGACAATGCGTCGATGGGTGCCGAGGCCGGGAATGTCCATGCGCGCAGGTATTGCGCCCGGCGGCGGCATGCCCGGCGACTCTGTCGGCGTGGCAAACGTGGAACCGTTGGAAAGGCTGTGAAAGCTGTGGAGGCGGCTCATAGGAATAGGACCTTGAAATGAAGGCCGCCCCGCATACGCCAGTACAAGGAAACCGGTGGGATGACGATCGACGTCCAGACCATTTCGGCCACATGCGCGGGCGTGCGTACGGTATGACGCAGTCGTCTGACACAGAACATGGCGGTGGCGGCCGCCCAGACCGCGAGCGCCACGATAGCCATCGGCAATTGTGCAAAGGCGAACAACACGACTGCGCCCAGCAAGGCGATGCCTGCCGTGTAGTACAGCCAGGGCGGCGACGGGCGGATGTGACGGCGGTAGAGCGTGGGATACTTCTTGTAGAGCAAGGCATCGAAAAACACTTTCGACTGCTGCCCGATGCTCACACCCCAATGGGCGGGTCGCACCGGATGCACAACCTTTGCGCCCTGCGCAAAGGAAATGGCGCCAACGGCACGCAGCGCAAACATCAGATCGGCGTCCTCCCGCCATGCGCGGGTAAAGCGCTCGTCGAAACCGCCCACGGCCTCCAGTGCGCTTCGCCGCACGAAGCAGTTCGCGGTCGCGAATTCTGCATGCGCCAGACCGCTGGCATCGCGTTCGTAATCGGTCGGCGGATCCGGGATCGGCATGTCGATCTCGCCCGTAACAGCGACTGCTTCGGGCTCACGCAACAGCGCCGCGCATCCGCCGCGCAGCCAAAGCGGGTCGGGAATCGTGTCGTCGTCGGTGAAGGCGACGACCGAGGCGCGCGCGTGCCGCCAACCGGCGTTACGGGCGGCAGCCGGACCCTGGGTGCGGGTGACCGGCAGGTAAATCACGGCGGGTGCGCCTGCCATTCGCGCCCCGATTCGCTCGACCGCCTCGCGCGTCGCATCGTCGGGTCCATCGTCCGCGATGATGATCTCGAACGCTTCGGCATCGAATTGCTGCGAGCAAAGTGCCGTCAGGCACCGGTGCAACAAGTCGGGGCGTCGCCATGTCGGCACGACGACGGAGACGACCGGTGCAGCACTTCTCGCATGGCGATCGTCGGTCATTGCGGTTTCTCCAACAGGAATGGTCCGATGACGAGGGCATCGAGCGGCGAGGCCCAGAAGCACTCCACCGCGTCGCGTGGCGTGCATACGATAGGCTCGCCGCGTGTGTTGAACGACGTGTTCACGAGCACGGGCACGCCGGTCAACGCTTCGAACTCGGTAAGCAATGCGTGATACAGCGGATTTTGCAACGCGTTGACCGTTTGCACGCGCGCCGTGCCGTCGACGTGGCAAACGGCCGGGATACGCGCCTCCTGGTCCGGCACGATTCCGTAGACGAACAGCATGAAGGGCGCGTACAGCGTGGCCGCCTCTCCCGGCGTGCCGGGGCGTCGTGCCCGAAACCATTCGTGCGCTTTCTCTTCGAGCACGACGGGCGCCACGGGCCGGAAATCCTCCCGGTCCTTGATCTGGTTCAGGCGCTGCTGCATGCCGGGATCGACCGGTGAGGCCAGAATCGAGCGGGCCCCCAGCGCCCGGGGACCGAACTCCATGCGCCCCTGAAACCAACCGAGCACCCGGTTTCGCGCGAGTAACGCCGCCGTCTCGCGAGGTACGTCGTCCATCCGCCGATAGCGAAGCTTGGCCTCGTCGAGGAACGCCTGAATGGCCGCTTCACCGTACGACGGCCCGAGATACGCGTGATCCATGCGCCACGGGCCGCGTGTGCCCCGTTGCTCATAGTCGACCCACAGCGCCGCGCCCAGCGCCGTGCCCGCATCACCGGCGGCCGGCTGGACCCAAACCTGATCGAAGGGGCCGTCGTCGCGCACGCGCGCATTCATGACACAGTTGAGCGCCACGCCGCCAGCCATTGCCAGACAACGTTCGCCCGTCTCTTGCGAGAGCCACGCCGTCATGTCGAGCACGATGGATTCCAGCGTGTCCTGCAGCGATCTCGCAATATCGAAATGGCGATGCTCCAACGGCCAGCCGCGTTGCCGCGCGGGCCCCAGCAAGTCGGTCAGGTCGCGCTCCGCGACAACGTATCCGCCGTTGCCGACATACCGCGCGAGCGCCTGCATCTCCGGCAGGAACGACGGCTTGCCGAACGACGCGAGCGCCATCACCTTGTATTCATCCGATGAGTGAAGAAAGCCCAGATGGCGGGTAATGCGCTCATAGAGCAGACCGAGCGAGTTCGGCAGGTCGATCTGCTTGATGCGCTGATAGCGATTGCCGTCGAACAAACCATAGCTGGTCGTGGCGATTTCGCCCCGGCCATCCATCGTCAGCACCGCGCATCGCTCGAACGGCGCGGCGAGAAACGCGCTGGCCTCGTGGGAGAGATGATGCTCGACGTTGTGCCAGGCGTGTGGGCCGTCATGGCGCAGCCCGCGAAAGCGCTTTTGCAAGTGATGCGGCGCACCGTCGGCCAGTTGCCGCGGCGCATTGGCGACGTACGACAGAAACAGCGGATCCCACGGCGAACCATCACCGGTGGGCCGTGCATGGGCCGATGGCATCAGCGGCAGTTGCATGAACGCGTTGTGACCGAGGGCGGCGGTATGGCCAGCGGCATCGCCATGGACCGCCGCGCGCAGGTCGATGCCCGGGATGTCGCCGCGCGCTACCTGCAGCCAGGGATCGTAGGCGTAGGCCACGTTGTGGACGTCGCGCATTTCGATGTCGGCCGTTTGCAGGCAATAGTCGATGGCGTGGTACGGCAATTCCCACGCCGAGAACGGCACAGGCCGCTTTCCGTGCTTGATGTGAGTAAAACGCTCCTCTTCGGCGGCAGCCACGACTTCGCCATCGCGAATCAGGCAGGCGGCACTGTCGTGAAAGGCGGCGTTGATACCCAGCGTGTAACGGGTGGCTAACGGTGGTGCAAGCGACGACATATCATCGGCTCCTTGAGTGGATCGGGGTGCACGTTGCGCGTGGCGCTGCTAACCGGGCCAGGGCTGCGTGGTCCTTGCGCCGGCGTACGAAGCGGCGCCACTGGCGAGGTCTCGCGCGGCACGGCGCACGACAGCAAATGGCGAGCGGCAGCCAGCACGGCGTCGGGCGACACACCGGTCAGGCACGGATGCCCGGGAACGGCGCACTCGCTCCGATAACAGTTCCGGCATGGCACGTCGACGTTGAGCACACGATGCGGCACCTGCCATGGGCGATGCTGCGGATTGGTGAGCGCGTACAGATCGACAACCGGCGTACCCACGGCCGCCGCGATATGGACGGGCCCGGTGTTATTGGCGACGAGCAGGTCTGCGCGCTCGATGAGCGCGGCGAGTTTGCCAAGGGACAGCGCACCAGCCAGCGGCAGGGCCTTCTTGCCGATCCGGGCGCACACGGCCGCGACAAGCGCGTGCTCCTCGTGTGAACCGGTCACGGCAATGCCGTCGAAGTCATTCGCGAGTTGCGCGCCGGCCTGCGCAAAACGCTCCGCAGGCCATCGGCGCGAGGGTGCGCTGGCGCCGGGATGGATGACGAGCCATCGCCCGCAGGCGCGGCGGTTGCCCGCAGTGGCAAGAAGTTCCGATATGGCGTGTCTGTCCTGGCGCTGGACGTCGAAGCCCAGTCGCTCATCGGAAGCGAGCGCGCCGACCGACTGCACCAGAGCGAGTTGGCGAACAACCTCGTGCCGTGTGCCCGCATGCGGTTCGCTCTCGACGATGCGCTCGGTGAGCAACGCGTATGGGTTCTCGCGACAATGCGCCAGCCGCAGCGGAATACCGGCAAGGCGACACATCATTGCGGCGGGCAACGGGCTTTGCGAGTAGACGGTGAAGATCACCGCCGCATCGAAGCGCCCTGCCCTGAGCTTGTCGATCATCGAGAGATCGGCCTCCGATGTCGATGTGGCGGCGTGTTTGACCCACGGCGCGTCATAGGCCCAGACATCGTCGACCATGTTCAGATACGGCGCCAGCCTGGCGGCGGACGACGACGTCAGCAGCGTGAGATGCCGGTCCGTGCCGGATTGTTTGAGGGCCCGCATCGCGGGCGTCGTCATCAGGACGTCGCCCATGTTGTCGAGCCTCACGCACAGGATGCGTCGTGCCGCGCGCCAATAGCTCATCATGATTTCCCCAGAGGTAACAGAGGTGACGGCGCCGCGTCGCGCACATGGGTCAACACCAGCCGGGCTGCGGCGTCGACACTGCCCACGGTGTGATCCGGCGTTCGATGGGCGCCGCAGCGCCACATCGTTTCGTTGCCGCAATCAACGAGGATGGTCTGGCATCCCGCGACATTGCCTGCCTCGACATCGTCCAGAATGTCTCCGATCATCCAGCACGACGACAGCGGCACGCCGATGTGTCGCGCCGCCGCCTGCAACAGGCCCGGCGCGGGCTTTCGGCACGTACACGCAGTCCGGTAGGCCGCCTCGCGTCCTTCCGGATGGTGCGGGCAGTAGAAGAATCCGGCGAAGTCGACGCCGTAGTACGTCATCGCACGAGACAGGTAATCGCGCACGTCCCTGAGCGACGACTCCGCGAAATAGCCGAACGCGACCCCCGGTTGGTTGGAGACGACGGCAACGGGCCACCGCAGCGACGCAAAATCGCGCAGCGCCTGCGCCGCGCCGGGCGCCAGACGAATTCGGTCGGCGTCGACGTTGAACGGTTCGTCGTCGATGAGCGTGCCGTCCTTGTCGATCAGAATGGCGCCGTTCATGGCGGGCGCCCCGCCGATCACGGCCATGAGGTTTCACGCATGGGCAGCACCATCACCTCGGGGATGACTGTGCCTTCGGGTTGCGTGAGAACGAAGCGCACGGTGTTCGCCACGTTTTCGGGCGGTTGCAGGGTCGACTCGTCGATGTCCGGAAAGCGATCGAGCAGGAACGGGGTGCGCATGCCGCCCGCGACGATGGCCGTCACCTTGATGCCAGCCTGGCGCAGCTCGGCATGCAGCGCGTGCGACAGTCCCAACAGGCCCCACTTCGTCGCGTGATACGCCGAAGCGTTGGGCCAGGCGCGTTTGGCTGCCGTCGAGGCGATGTTGACGATATGTCCGCCTCCGCTCGCCCGCATCATCGGTACGGCCGCGTGGCACATCAGATACGGGCCGAACAGATTGGTCATGAGGACGTCGTGCCACGCGCTCGCGCCGACTTCGTCAACCGGCGCGGTAATGTCGATACCCGCGTTGTTGACGATGACGTCGAGGCCCCCCATGCGCGTGCGCGCATCGTGAATGGCCTCGGACACGGACGCCTCGTGACGCACGTCGAAGCACTGACACGCAACGTCGAGTCCTCGCGCGGCGAGCGCTTCGCAGGTGTTCGATGCGCTGGCGCGATCGACATCCGCAAGCGTCACGCGAGCGCCCGCGCTCGCGAGGTTTTCGCAGATGGCCGCGCCCAACCCTCTCGCGCCGCCCGTCACGAGAACATGTTTTCCCCGTAACGACGATTCGAGGGGCGTGGCGACGTGACTGGTGTCGCGGGTTTCCTTTGCTGACATGCTGGCTCCTGAGAGACACGGGGAAGTGGGTGACGCTTGATTCGACAAGCGTGTGTCTCTCATAGAGCGAATTACGTGCCACGTCGCCAAGGGCACCCGTCGCGGCCGTGAAGCGCATGCGCAACCCTTTGTTTCATAAAGCCTTATGACCTTGGGGTCGTGAGCAAGTCCGGACTCGGCGATGGGCGCCGTTGGGAGATGCGGCGTCGGTCCTCTGCCTTTCTGCCAGCGGTATGTAATTTGGCGTCGACACGACCGGGGGCGGCGCGCGACACCCCTCAGTCGTCGCTCAGCGCCAAGGTTTCCGCGGTGCCGTTGGCACGGTGCTGCGCCATGGCGCGAAGGCAATGGGCGACGCATCCGGCGAGCGCTTCGTCGAAATGCGGCAGCGCACCGGATACCGCAACGACGATTCCGTGCTGCGCCACACTGCCCCAGAGATTGGTGTCGCCGCAGCGCAGACGGTAGGGCTCGCAAAGTTGTACCACCCGGCTGTCCTTGCCCGTCTGCCATGACACGCGTGCCTTGGCACGCGCATACGCGCCGTAATCCGCGTCCCACTGCTTCGGGTCGGGCAACGACAACTCGTAGAGGATCGACTCCTCGAAAGTTGCCACGTCAGGCCCCATGGCGGGGTCCATGACAACGATGTGCAGGCATCCGCTTTGCCCGACGATGTCGTTTTGCATCGCGCTTAGCAACGTCGGCATGAGAAGTTCCAGGGCAGCGATGGCCGCTGCGCGATCGGCGAAGTGACTTCCTTGGTAGCGTGTCATATCAGCGTCGGTGAGGTTGCGCGGGATGTTGGACAACGGGGGCCTGAGCAGGCGGCACGTCGATGACGGCTTCGCGACGAAGCGGTAGCGTAATGCGCAGAGCGACACCGACATCGTCGTGCGAGCGGGTGAGATAGGCGCCGTGATGTTCGAGGCTTGCCTGTATCGACGCAAAGTCGAGCAAGGAGAGCTCAGGCGCGTCGAAGAGCGGACTGGCGAACTCGATGAATGCGTGGTCGTCGTCGCGCCGCACGCGAACCTCGAGCTGCCCGCCCTGCCCCATCGTTTCCACGCCGAGGCGGCAGAGTTCCCACAGCACGTGGTGAAGGCTCGGCGCATCCACGTTCACGACGAGGTCCTCGATCGTCATTTCCCGGTGAACCTGCGTGCCGTGCGCAGCAATGGACTCGCGCAAGGCGTCGAGCACGCCATCG harbors:
- a CDS encoding glycosyltransferase family 2 protein produces the protein MTDDRHARSAAPVVSVVVPTWRRPDLLHRCLTALCSQQFDAEAFEIIIADDGPDDATREAVERIGARMAGAPAVIYLPVTRTQGPAAARNAGWRHARASVVAFTDDDTIPDPLWLRGGCAALLREPEAVAVTGEIDMPIPDPPTDYERDASGLAHAEFATANCFVRRSALEAVGGFDERFTRAWREDADLMFALRAVGAISFAQGAKVVHPVRPAHWGVSIGQQSKVFFDALLYKKYPTLYRRHIRPSPPWLYYTAGIALLGAVVLFAFAQLPMAIVALAVWAAATAMFCVRRLRHTVRTPAHVAEMVWTSIVIPPVSLYWRMRGGLHFKVLFL
- a CDS encoding carbamoyltransferase, whose translation is MSSLAPPLATRYTLGINAAFHDSAACLIRDGEVVAAAEEERFTHIKHGKRPVPFSAWELPYHAIDYCLQTADIEMRDVHNVAYAYDPWLQVARGDIPGIDLRAAVHGDAAGHTAALGHNAFMQLPLMPSAHARPTGDGSPWDPLFLSYVANAPRQLADGAPHHLQKRFRGLRHDGPHAWHNVEHHLSHEASAFLAAPFERCAVLTMDGRGEIATTSYGLFDGNRYQRIKQIDLPNSLGLLYERITRHLGFLHSSDEYKVMALASFGKPSFLPEMQALARYVGNGGYVVAERDLTDLLGPARQRGWPLEHRHFDIARSLQDTLESIVLDMTAWLSQETGERCLAMAGGVALNCVMNARVRDDGPFDQVWVQPAAGDAGTALGAALWVDYEQRGTRGPWRMDHAYLGPSYGEAAIQAFLDEAKLRYRRMDDVPRETAALLARNRVLGWFQGRMEFGPRALGARSILASPVDPGMQQRLNQIKDREDFRPVAPVVLEEKAHEWFRARRPGTPGEAATLYAPFMLFVYGIVPDQEARIPAVCHVDGTARVQTVNALQNPLYHALLTEFEALTGVPVLVNTSFNTRGEPIVCTPRDAVECFWASPLDALVIGPFLLEKPQ
- a CDS encoding glycosyltransferase family 9 protein; this translates as MMSYWRAARRILCVRLDNMGDVLMTTPAMRALKQSGTDRHLTLLTSSSAARLAPYLNMVDDVWAYDAPWVKHAATSTSEADLSMIDKLRAGRFDAAVIFTVYSQSPLPAAMMCRLAGIPLRLAHCRENPYALLTERIVESEPHAGTRHEVVRQLALVQSVGALASDERLGFDVQRQDRHAISELLATAGNRRACGRWLVIHPGASAPSRRWPAERFAQAGAQLANDFDGIAVTGSHEEHALVAAVCARIGKKALPLAGALSLGKLAALIERADLLVANNTGPVHIAAAVGTPVVDLYALTNPQHRPWQVPHRVLNVDVPCRNCYRSECAVPGHPCLTGVSPDAVLAAARHLLSCAVPRETSPVAPLRTPAQGPRSPGPVSSATRNVHPDPLKEPMICRRLHHR
- a CDS encoding glycosyltransferase family 4 protein, with protein sequence MKRLKVLTWQVHGNYLFYLSQAPHDFYIVTKPGNPAGYAGCGNALPWGSNVYEVPYHAVPQTEFDCVLYQHHRHYLEDGPALLSEAQQRLPTAFVEHDPPQAHPTNTRHPVQDPDVMLIHVTPFNALMWDSGDTPTRVIEHGVKLVDEVEWHGTLPKGITVVNHLARRGRRLGADLFGQLRREIPLDLVGMDAQALGGIGEIPASELPRFMSAYRFFFNPIRYTSLGLAVIEAMMAGLPVVALATTEMAMLIRSGHNGVADTRLDVLADAMRQLIRDPALAAEWGQAARRDAQARFSIGRFAQDWDRALRELTQ
- a CDS encoding glycosyltransferase family 9 protein; translation: MPPPGAIPARMDIPGLGTHRRIVVFRALQLGDMLCAVPALRAIRLGEPSARITLAGLPWAESFAARFKAYIDDFLPFPGAPGLPEQNTDAEKLHAFERQCQDRHFDLAVQLHGSGAFSNAVVRRMGADRCVGFVPQRDMPSGAPQGTAEGIAHGLPWPETGSEVHRCLALTGAMGYQAWGDHLEFPLAALDYATFQVLCDKFRLEPGRFVVVHPGSRMPSRRWPVERFASIADKVTRLGYRVILTGGAQEREIADALTTRAHEPIVDFCSKTSLGTLAALIAHARLLICNDTGVSHIAAALGTRSVVVACGSDVPRWAPLDATRHDVLAKYPTCRPCMFHTCPYGHECANDISVAEVMRHVQAMLGTDTGAGDMS
- a CDS encoding sigma 54-interacting transcriptional regulator encodes the protein MAVHEDAYARLAGDSRCVTELRAKIERLADVPANVLIVGESGSGKEVVARYLHDAGLRQSLPFVAVNCAAIPHELAESQLFGHERGSFTGAVSQRVGVFEAASDGTLFLDEIQDMPLPLQVKLLRALETRTVVRVGGSEPVGFNARVVAATHAHPGRAVREGRLREDLLFRLAAFTLYVPPLRRRENDVIALAQAHLDHLNTARGTTKRFSAQSLAVLRRHTWPGNVRELHNTIERAFIMTDDDLELQPLPAPKQREELLDGALSIPIGATLAQAQQAFIAATLRHFDGDKPRTAKALGISLKTLYNRLALMTPDTAQPEAVSVAAMG
- a CDS encoding D-glycero-alpha-D-manno-heptose-1,7-bisphosphate 7-phosphatase, whose translation is MAVIGGAPAMNGAILIDKDGTLIDDEPFNVDADRIRLAPGAAQALRDFASLRWPVAVVSNQPGVAFGYFAESSLRDVRDYLSRAMTYYGVDFAGFFYCPHHPEGREAAYRTACTCRKPAPGLLQAAARHIGVPLSSCWMIGDILDDVEAGNVAGCQTILVDCGNETMWRCGAHRTPDHTVGSVDAAARLVLTHVRDAAPSPLLPLGKS
- a CDS encoding SDR family oxidoreductase, whose protein sequence is MSAKETRDTSHVATPLESSLRGKHVLVTGGARGLGAAICENLASAGARVTLADVDRASASNTCEALAARGLDVACQCFDVRHEASVSEAIHDARTRMGGLDVIVNNAGIDITAPVDEVGASAWHDVLMTNLFGPYLMCHAAVPMMRASGGGHIVNIASTAAKRAWPNASAYHATKWGLLGLSHALHAELRQAGIKVTAIVAGGMRTPFLLDRFPDIDESTLQPPENVANTVRFVLTQPEGTVIPEVMVLPMRETSWP